A window of the Hevea brasiliensis isolate MT/VB/25A 57/8 chromosome 6, ASM3005281v1, whole genome shotgun sequence genome harbors these coding sequences:
- the LOC110659532 gene encoding uncharacterized protein LOC110659532, with the protein MLENQIAQQASTSNSKAFGKLPSQPENPREQCNAVTLRSGKVMGEEHEIKVKLKEKKDEYESESTSTKAKASKEANEEKKDKKKIEEKYVPLHRTSHHCPFLRECRAILQNKLPPKLKDPESFSISCHIGETSIERALCDLGASVSLMPLSICEKLKVGDLKPTTISLQLADRSIKYLVGILENVPLKVGKFFIPVDFIVLEMEEDVRMPIILGRPFLATAGANIDVKNGKLKLTVGEEEIEFNLFQHSKEPAVMNSCYRVDVIEHDAEPEVTKLEENQAIPMQCNQHKVQKKKSASPSHLINNEASKIFVTVHATVHAA; encoded by the exons atgttagagaatcaaatagctcaacaggCTAGCACTTCAaatagtaaagcttttgggaagcttcctagccaacctGAGAATCCAAGGGAGCAGTGCAATGctgttactttaagaagtggaaagGTAATGGGGGAAGAACACGAAATTAAAGTAAagttgaaagaaaagaaagatgagTATGAGAGTGAATCCACTTCAACTAAAGCTAAAGCTAGTAAGGAAGCAAATGAAGAGaaaaaagataaaaagaaaattgaagagaaataTGTGCCTCTGCACCGTACAAGCCACCATTGCCCTTTCCTCAGAG AGTGCAGAGCTATATTGCAGAACAAGCTCCCACCTAAGCTGAAAGATCCTGAAAGTTTTTCCATATCATGTCACATTGGAGAAACAAGTATTGAGAGAGCATTATGTGACTTGGGGGCTAGTGTTAGCTTGATGCCACTTTCCATATGTGAGAAGTTAAAGGTTGGAGATCTAAAGCCCACAACTATTTCTttgcagttagctgacagatctatAAAGTATCTGGTTGGGATTTTAGAGAATGTACCATTAAAAGTTGGGAAGTTTTTCATTCCAGTGGATTTTATTGTActagagatggaggaggatgtaagaATGCCCATCATACTTGGAAGGCCATTTTTAGCCACTGCAGGAGCTAATATAGATGTAAAGAATGGGAAATTGAAGTTGACAGTGGGAGAGGAGGAAATAGAGTTTAATTTATTCCAACATTCCAAGGAACCAGCTGTGATGAATTCTTGTTATAGGGTAGATGTTATAGAGCATGATGCTGAACCTGAAGTTACTAAACTAGAGGAAAATCAAGCTATTCCAATGCAATGCAATCAGCATAAAGTGCAAAAGAAAAAGTCAGCTTCACCATCTCATttgattaacaatgaagcttcaaaa ATttttgttactgttcatgctactgttcatgctgcttaa